The following are from one region of the Thermoproteus uzoniensis 768-20 genome:
- a CDS encoding HAD family hydrolase yields MSAKAITFDVWGTILPVEPAIKVVADVLTKALGGRVQWSSIYSFVQDERRALKLARRERQEFIPPTYNLYRIKRKLKERGIAADFDVYEVQNEIDEAVSSLDVKPFQDAVEALRAVRDDGYKVGVISNILLWRSRATRELLSKLDIAGLLDVQIYADDVGSVKPSPRIFEMALTVLVGDIIPDVYVHVGDDFYEDFVGALMADYGSILVDREGRYIKREYHEAVPCRAYIVRDLKMIGVITHQIESCETR; encoded by the coding sequence ATGAGCGCCAAGGCTATTACCTTCGACGTATGGGGCACGATACTGCCCGTAGAGCCCGCTATAAAGGTTGTCGCCGACGTGTTGACGAAGGCGTTGGGCGGCAGAGTCCAGTGGAGCTCGATCTACTCCTTCGTGCAGGATGAGCGGCGCGCTTTGAAGCTCGCCCGTAGGGAGAGACAGGAGTTTATCCCTCCCACCTACAACCTTTACAGGATCAAGAGGAAGCTGAAGGAGCGCGGTATTGCCGCGGACTTCGACGTGTATGAGGTCCAAAACGAGATAGATGAGGCTGTCAGTAGCCTTGACGTGAAGCCGTTCCAAGACGCGGTGGAGGCGTTGAGGGCTGTGAGGGACGATGGATATAAGGTAGGAGTCATTTCCAACATCCTTCTCTGGAGATCTAGGGCCACCAGAGAGCTCCTCTCCAAGCTCGACATAGCGGGGCTGTTAGATGTCCAGATATATGCCGACGATGTGGGGTCGGTCAAGCCGAGCCCGCGCATATTCGAGATGGCGCTGACGGTGCTTGTGGGCGACATAATACCTGACGTGTACGTCCACGTAGGCGACGACTTCTACGAGGACTTCGTGGGCGCGTTGATGGCCGACTACGGGTCAATCCTGGTAGACAGAGAAGGCCGTTACATAAAGAGGGAGTACCACGAGGCGGTGCCGTGCCGCGCCTATATAGTCCGCGACCTCAAAATGATCGGCGTGATCACGCATCAGATAGAGAGTTGCGAGACGAGGTAG
- a CDS encoding cobyric acid synthase CobQ, which produces MKTLAFISGLKGGTGKTTLAVNTAVVLAYALRNKAKYPVLLIDATPGIGTAAMLLAGSYSLQNLISLSEYFEGRISNPLQAFYLRRWQVQQGEFNVVFSFFNKPVAVSRRLLEALVKQVGDMLGPLVAIFDSPPAGYDWSIAGLLDFVVPVVTPDMSSIVSTAGISKIVGGRMLRPIINMYVKEHDVAGVYGRNWPDIVREMFGEEPHIIPADPLFEASRQALEIESLKLRPEESQGLTALLSYIRYLVSQLSI; this is translated from the coding sequence ATGAAGACGCTGGCGTTTATATCAGGCCTTAAAGGCGGCACTGGCAAGACCACCCTAGCGGTCAACACAGCAGTTGTGCTCGCATATGCGCTGAGGAACAAGGCTAAGTATCCCGTGTTGTTGATAGACGCGACGCCGGGAATCGGCACAGCTGCGATGCTGTTGGCCGGCTCATATAGTTTACAGAATCTGATTAGCCTCTCGGAATATTTCGAGGGGCGGATATCGAACCCCCTCCAAGCGTTTTATTTGAGGAGGTGGCAAGTCCAGCAGGGCGAGTTCAACGTGGTTTTTTCATTCTTCAACAAGCCCGTCGCAGTCTCTAGGAGGTTGCTTGAAGCGTTGGTGAAACAGGTAGGGGATATGCTCGGCCCGCTGGTAGCCATATTCGACTCGCCGCCTGCCGGCTACGATTGGAGCATCGCCGGCCTTCTAGACTTCGTGGTCCCCGTGGTCACTCCGGACATGTCCTCTATAGTCTCGACGGCCGGGATCTCGAAGATCGTCGGCGGAAGGATGTTGAGGCCGATCATAAATATGTATGTAAAAGAGCACGACGTGGCTGGCGTGTACGGGCGGAATTGGCCGGATATCGTGAGGGAGATGTTCGGAGAGGAGCCGCATATAATACCTGCAGATCCCCTCTTCGAGGCCTCCAGACAAGCGTTGGAGATAGAGTCGCTCAAGTTAAGGCCCGAGGAGTCGCAGGGGCTGACGGCTCTGCTGTCCTACATCCGCTACCTCGTCTCGCAACTCTCTATCTGA